The following proteins come from a genomic window of Flavobacteriales bacterium:
- a CDS encoding T9SS type A sorting domain-containing protein: MKSALRFAFALALVAVTARASAQRYLTEVFSDANITITNDVIYGTNIDFLTSNFASPNVTANITELQTAVTLGNPIPSAYFDPADGSTAVKVTNLRMDVYQPDPAIDPLERRPLVVYIHTGNALPPPINGSPNGTRKDSSAVENCKRFARRGYVAVSMSYRLGWNPLAATELERRSSLLNAIYRALQDVRHCIRSLKRDAGQGSNTYGICADRIIVVGEGTGGYISLANATLDDPAELYIEKFRPDPFDPTVSFVDSLQVGNIHGLGGQLNLYRPNGWGYESQFCVNLGGALADTSWLDAGDVPMVAFHTVFDPFAPFTEGIVIVPTTGGPVVPVQGSNLFMELVNDYGNNASFASLPDGDPYTDRARDLYGSTQTHGANSVQIRTDVEGLFPLIRPQWPAPAQEEASPWQWWDPNGALAQTVVSAGPPPITAGQAASASNPDMSPTKGRAYLDTIHGYLNLRIVTALQLADPCTFVSVDEVTNNDVVSIWPNPATYDVSVNATNLVRRYRLLDINGRTVATGNPAAQQFTIERIGLVAGTYLVELEVENGRIVRKLMLD; this comes from the coding sequence ATGAAATCAGCCCTACGCTTCGCCTTCGCACTCGCGTTGGTAGCCGTCACCGCGCGTGCCAGCGCGCAGCGCTACCTCACCGAGGTCTTCAGCGATGCCAACATCACCATCACCAACGATGTGATCTACGGCACCAACATCGACTTCCTCACCAGCAACTTCGCCTCGCCCAACGTCACCGCGAACATCACCGAGCTGCAAACAGCAGTGACCCTGGGCAACCCCATCCCGTCGGCCTACTTCGATCCCGCCGATGGCAGCACCGCCGTGAAGGTGACCAACCTGCGAATGGATGTGTACCAGCCCGATCCGGCCATCGATCCGCTGGAGCGGCGACCTTTGGTGGTGTACATCCATACCGGCAATGCCTTGCCTCCCCCAATCAACGGAAGCCCCAATGGCACACGGAAGGACAGCAGCGCTGTGGAGAACTGCAAGCGCTTCGCCCGACGGGGCTACGTGGCCGTAAGCATGAGCTACCGCCTAGGCTGGAATCCGCTGGCCGCCACAGAGCTCGAACGCCGCAGCAGCTTGCTCAACGCCATCTACCGCGCCCTGCAGGATGTGCGGCATTGCATTCGCTCACTCAAGCGCGATGCGGGCCAAGGCAGCAACACTTACGGCATCTGCGCAGATCGCATCATCGTCGTGGGCGAAGGCACAGGCGGCTACATCTCATTAGCCAACGCCACCTTGGATGATCCTGCGGAACTCTACATCGAGAAATTCAGGCCCGACCCCTTCGATCCCACGGTCAGCTTCGTGGACAGCCTGCAAGTGGGGAATATTCACGGACTGGGCGGACAGCTGAACCTTTACCGGCCGAACGGCTGGGGCTATGAGAGCCAGTTCTGCGTGAATCTCGGTGGCGCGCTCGCCGACACAAGCTGGCTTGATGCTGGCGACGTTCCGATGGTGGCATTCCATACGGTATTCGATCCGTTCGCTCCGTTCACCGAGGGTATCGTGATCGTGCCCACCACCGGCGGCCCGGTGGTGCCTGTGCAGGGCAGCAATCTGTTCATGGAACTGGTGAATGATTACGGCAACAACGCCAGCTTCGCCTCCCTGCCAGATGGCGACCCCTACACCGACCGAGCGCGCGACCTCTATGGCAGCACCCAGACGCACGGTGCCAACAGCGTTCAGATCCGCACCGATGTAGAGGGCCTCTTCCCCCTGATTCGCCCGCAATGGCCTGCGCCCGCGCAGGAAGAAGCCAGCCCCTGGCAGTGGTGGGACCCGAACGGCGCCCTCGCGCAGACCGTGGTCAGCGCCGGGCCTCCGCCCATCACCGCAGGCCAGGCCGCCAGCGCCAGCAACCCGGATATGAGCCCGACGAAGGGCCGGGCGTACCTGGACACCATCCATGGCTACCTGAATCTCCGCATCGTGACGGCCTTGCAACTGGCAGATCCATGCACATTCGTCAGTGTCGACGAGGTCACGAACAATGATGTGGTGAGCATTTGGCCCAACCCAGCCACATATGACGTAAGCGTGAATGCGACTAACCTCGTGCGCCGCTACCGCCTGCTCGACATCAATGGCCGCACCGTAGCCACCGGCAATCCGGCTGCGCAGCAATTCACCATTGAGCGCATCGGGCTCGTGGCTGGAACCTACCTGGTTGAATTGGAAGTGGAGAACGGCCGCATCGTGCGCAAGCTGATGCTCGACTAA
- a CDS encoding T9SS type A sorting domain-containing protein, whose amino-acid sequence MAKTLFLSSLILLGNSIDSLAQLSVQWAQCYGGPSVELGLSIIETSDGGYVMNGFASSEGGQVQGHHGGADVWIVRVTSDGTLAWQRCLGGSLDETYSTIIPGTDSGYIVLTRTASTDGDVTGHNGDTDLWIIKLNDAGGIEWKYCLGGNGSEYSSQFPSIRPTIDGGYIIAGTSSSTNGSFSTNHGQLDAWAIKLSSSGIVEWQRLYGGTMDDGAHHVLTLEDGGYLLLGYTTSPNTGDVSGWHGESDIWVLRLDASGNIVWQKCLGGAESDSGESLLSLTDDSGFIVGGEVNYSTPGNHGDITGYHGEFDVWIVKLDAFGNLIWENCLGGDDSDLLRGLGSWATPLLEMGNGNILVSANTGSSNNSGDVQGHNGNYDYWLIELNAAGAIVNSVCQGSTGFEGEADWSPMVLTDNPNTHLLFGTSTIDLDNPSTTDIVCSSFTLGGGSIWTQVLGGSSMDYATCAIRKSNGSIALCGTTSSNDGLFAQQNSGEMDTWILELDMSSSINCCNALDFSMQPNPATSHVNVSCAQGLVRRFRLLDINGRVVAAGNPAAQRFVIERKGLSPGTYLVELELEHGRAMRKLMLD is encoded by the coding sequence ATGGCCAAGACCCTTTTCCTGTCAAGCCTCATCTTACTAGGAAACTCAATCGACTCCTTAGCACAGCTTTCAGTACAGTGGGCCCAATGCTACGGTGGACCGAGCGTGGAGCTTGGGTTATCAATCATCGAAACCAGCGATGGTGGCTATGTTATGAATGGGTTCGCGTCAAGTGAAGGGGGGCAGGTACAAGGGCACCATGGTGGAGCAGATGTTTGGATTGTTAGAGTCACAAGTGACGGCACCCTTGCTTGGCAGCGATGCCTGGGCGGGTCCTTGGACGAGACTTATAGCACCATTATCCCTGGTACGGACTCAGGATACATCGTACTCACGCGAACAGCATCAACAGACGGAGATGTCACCGGGCATAACGGTGACACCGATTTGTGGATTATCAAACTCAACGACGCTGGAGGAATTGAATGGAAGTACTGCCTTGGCGGAAATGGATCGGAGTATTCAAGTCAATTCCCATCCATCAGACCTACAATCGACGGAGGTTACATTATTGCCGGTACCTCAAGTTCAACTAACGGTTCCTTCTCAACCAACCATGGTCAATTGGATGCTTGGGCCATCAAATTGAGTTCGTCTGGAATCGTGGAGTGGCAGCGCTTGTACGGCGGAACGATGGACGATGGCGCGCACCACGTCTTAACCCTGGAGGATGGCGGTTACCTTCTGCTCGGTTACACAACCTCACCGAACACAGGTGATGTTTCTGGCTGGCACGGTGAAAGCGACATCTGGGTGCTGAGACTGGACGCCAGCGGCAACATCGTATGGCAAAAGTGCCTTGGAGGCGCGGAGAGTGATTCAGGTGAGTCTCTCTTGAGCTTGACCGATGACTCGGGCTTTATCGTAGGTGGCGAAGTAAACTATTCAACGCCTGGCAATCACGGCGACATCACCGGTTATCACGGCGAATTTGATGTCTGGATTGTCAAACTCGATGCCTTCGGAAACCTAATCTGGGAGAACTGCCTTGGAGGCGATGACTCTGATCTGCTGCGCGGTTTGGGTTCATGGGCAACACCATTGTTAGAAATGGGCAATGGCAATATCCTAGTTTCCGCGAACACCGGATCAAGCAACAATAGTGGCGACGTGCAAGGCCATAACGGCAACTACGATTACTGGCTGATTGAGCTAAATGCCGCTGGTGCAATCGTGAACTCCGTTTGTCAAGGCAGCACAGGTTTCGAAGGTGAGGCTGATTGGTCCCCTATGGTCTTGACGGATAATCCGAATACCCATCTGCTGTTCGGTACTTCCACCATAGACCTCGACAATCCATCAACAACCGACATTGTTTGCTCGAGTTTCACGTTAGGAGGTGGCTCGATTTGGACACAAGTGCTTGGGGGTTCTTCGATGGACTATGCGACCTGCGCCATCCGCAAGAGCAACGGGAGCATTGCTCTCTGCGGCACTACGAGCTCGAATGATGGCCTCTTCGCGCAACAGAACAGCGGCGAGATGGATACTTGGATTTTAGAACTTGACATGTCCTCGTCTATTAATTGTTGTAATGCTCTGGATTTTTCGATGCAACCCAATCCCGCAACCAGTCACGTGAACGTCTCCTGCGCGCAGGGCTTGGTGCGCCGCTTCCGCCTGCTCGACATCAACGGCCGCGTGGTTGCCGCTGGCAATCCTGCCGCGCAACGCTTCGTGATAGAACGTAAGGGGCTCAGCCCCGGCACCTATCTGGTGGAATTGGAACTGGAGCATGGCCGCGCGATGCGCAAACTGATGCTCGATTGA